The proteins below are encoded in one region of Bacteroides uniformis:
- a CDS encoding tyrosine recombinase XerC, producing MLLTDSFLDYLLHERNYSKGTVEYYRADILELQRFGEEMLGDLTPLDVDAELVREWIASLMDKGLASNTINRKLSSVRTYYKFLLRRGKVAVDPLRKVTGPKKKKPLPVFLREGEMNRLLDDMDFGEGFEGCRDHMIIEMFYATGMRLSELIGLDDKDVDFSASLVKVTGKRNKQRLIPFDEELGRSMREYVNVRNEAVPVRSDAFFVRKNGKRLYRGIVACLVKRNLSKVVTVKKRSPHVLRHTFATAMLNNGADLGSIKELLGHESLATTEVYTHTTFEELKKVYNQAHPRA from the coding sequence ATGTTGTTGACAGATTCTTTTCTTGACTATCTTCTGCACGAGCGGAACTATTCCAAAGGTACGGTTGAGTACTATCGGGCAGATATTCTTGAACTGCAGAGGTTTGGAGAAGAAATGTTGGGAGACTTGACTCCATTGGATGTAGATGCGGAACTTGTTCGTGAATGGATTGCTTCCTTGATGGACAAAGGACTTGCTTCTAATACGATAAACCGAAAGCTGAGTTCTGTCCGGACATACTATAAATTCCTTTTGAGGAGAGGCAAGGTCGCGGTAGATCCGTTGCGGAAAGTGACGGGGCCCAAGAAGAAAAAACCGCTTCCGGTATTTCTGAGAGAGGGTGAGATGAATAGGTTACTGGATGATATGGACTTTGGTGAAGGTTTTGAAGGGTGTCGCGACCATATGATTATTGAAATGTTTTATGCTACCGGCATGCGACTTTCAGAATTGATAGGGTTGGATGATAAGGATGTCGATTTTTCGGCTTCTCTCGTTAAAGTGACGGGAAAACGGAATAAACAACGTCTTATACCTTTCGATGAGGAGCTGGGACGCTCGATGCGAGAATATGTCAATGTGCGGAATGAAGCTGTCCCGGTTCGCTCGGATGCTTTTTTTGTCCGGAAGAATGGAAAGAGGCTTTACCGCGGTATCGTAGCATGCCTTGTGAAACGAAACCTTTCGAAGGTAGTGACTGTAAAAAAAAGAAGTCCCCACGTGCTGAGGCACACCTTTGCAACGGCTATGCTGAACAATGGTGCTGATTTAGGCTCGATAAAAGAACTCCTCGGACACGAGAGTCTGGCGACAACGGAAGTTTATACGCATACTACTTTTGAAGAGCTTAAAAAAGTGTATAATCAGGCTCATCCCCGAGCCTAA
- a CDS encoding gamma carbonic anhydrase family protein, giving the protein MALIKSVRGFTPEIGENCFLADNAVVIGDVKTGRDCSIWFSTVLRGDVNSIRIGNGVNIQDGSVLHTLYEKSTIEIGDHVSVGHNVTIHGATIKDYALVGMGSTILDHAVVGEGAIVAAGSLVLSNTVIEPGSIWGGVPAKFIKKVDPEQAKELNQKIAHNYLMYSDWYK; this is encoded by the coding sequence ATGGCATTAATAAAATCAGTAAGAGGATTCACTCCCGAAATCGGGGAGAATTGTTTTTTGGCGGACAATGCGGTTGTCATTGGCGACGTCAAGACGGGACGGGATTGCAGCATCTGGTTCAGCACCGTGCTGCGGGGTGACGTAAACTCAATCCGCATAGGGAACGGAGTAAACATCCAGGATGGAAGCGTGCTCCACACCTTGTACGAGAAATCGACCATAGAGATAGGAGACCACGTATCCGTGGGGCACAACGTGACCATCCACGGAGCCACTATCAAGGACTATGCTTTGGTAGGGATGGGTTCCACCATCCTTGACCACGCAGTAGTGGGCGAAGGGGCTATTGTCGCCGCTGGTTCCCTGGTATTGAGCAATACGGTCATCGAGCCGGGAAGCATCTGGGGAGGAGTCCCCGCCAAGTTCATCAAGAAAGTAGATCCGGAGCAGGCCAAGGAGCTGAACCAGAAGATTGCACACAACTATCTGATGTATTCCGACTGGTACAAATAA
- the rplA gene encoding 50S ribosomal protein L1, giving the protein MGKLTKNQKLAAEKIEAGKAYSLKEAAQLVKEITYTKFDASLDIDVRLGVDPRKANQMVRGVVSLPHGTGKVVRVLVLCTPDAEAAAKEAGADYVGLDEYIEKIKGGWTDIDVIITMPSIMGKIGALGRVLGPRGLMPNPKSGTVTMDVAKAVREVKQGKIDFKVDKSGIVHTSIGKVSFSAEQIRDNAKEFISTLNKLKPTAAKGTYIKSIYLSSTMSAGIKIDPKTVEEI; this is encoded by the coding sequence ATGGGTAAACTGACAAAAAATCAAAAGTTGGCTGCAGAAAAAATTGAAGCAGGGAAAGCATACTCTCTCAAGGAAGCTGCTCAGTTGGTAAAGGAAATCACTTATACCAAGTTTGACGCTTCTCTGGATATCGACGTACGTTTGGGCGTTGACCCGCGTAAGGCCAACCAGATGGTGAGAGGTGTTGTATCACTTCCTCACGGTACTGGTAAGGTTGTACGCGTTTTGGTGCTTTGTACACCAGATGCTGAAGCTGCTGCAAAAGAAGCCGGAGCTGACTATGTTGGTCTTGACGAATATATTGAAAAGATCAAAGGTGGATGGACTGATATTGATGTGATTATCACTATGCCGTCCATCATGGGTAAGATTGGTGCACTCGGTCGTGTGCTCGGTCCTCGTGGATTGATGCCTAACCCCAAGAGTGGCACTGTAACTATGGATGTTGCTAAAGCTGTAAGAGAAGTAAAACAAGGCAAAATCGACTTTAAGGTTGACAAGAGCGGTATTGTTCATACTTCTATCGGTAAAGTTTCATTTAGCGCTGAGCAAATTCGCGACAATGCGAAAGAATTCATCTCTACTTTGAATAAATTGAAACCGACTGCAGCCAAGGGTACATATATTAAGAGTATTTATCTTTCTAGCACGATGAGTGCGGGCATCAAGATTGACCCGAAAACAGTAGAAGAAATCTAA
- a CDS encoding aminopeptidase P family protein, with protein MAQTINQRIDALRALLKREGIDAFIIPSTDPHLSEYVAPYWKSREWISGFTGSAGTAVITSDKAGLWTDSRYFLQAEQQLEGSGIDLYKEMLPETPSILDFLRENLTANSVVGIDGKVFSTTQAIALQEDLAKNDITVKSIADPMNEIWTDRPPMPEAPAFIHEMKYAGKSCPDKLAAIRREMKKSEADVLLVSALDEIAWTLNIRGNDVHCNPVVVSYLIINEQETHFFIQPEKVTEELSAYLEEAGVTIHAYGDTESFVTRIPDGSIMLDMGKTNYAVYSALPPSCRVLDERSPIALLKAVRNDREIAGIHAAMQRDGVALVKFLKWLEEAVPAGNETEISVDKKLHEFRAAQPLYMGESFDTIAGYKEHGAIVHYEATPATDVPLKPEGFLLLDSGAQYLDGTTDITRTIALGKLTEEEKTDYTLILKGHIDLAMAVFPEGTRGAQLDVLARMPIWQYHMNFLHGTGHGVGHFLNVHEGPQSIRMNENPVTLRPGMVTSNEPGVYKAGSHGIRTENLVLTVKDGEGMFGNYLKFETITLCPICKKGIIKEMLTAEETAWLDNYHQHVYEALSPSLNEGEREWLKEACSNLTTNH; from the coding sequence ATGGCTCAGACAATCAATCAACGTATAGATGCTCTACGGGCATTGTTAAAAAGAGAAGGCATAGACGCTTTCATTATCCCCAGTACCGACCCGCACCTAAGCGAGTACGTAGCACCGTACTGGAAATCAAGAGAATGGATATCAGGCTTCACCGGTTCGGCAGGCACGGCGGTGATCACCAGCGACAAGGCGGGACTGTGGACAGATTCCCGCTATTTTCTCCAAGCCGAGCAGCAGCTGGAAGGCAGCGGCATCGACTTATACAAGGAAATGCTACCCGAAACGCCCAGCATCCTCGATTTCCTGCGGGAGAACCTTACAGCAAATTCAGTTGTAGGTATAGACGGAAAGGTATTTTCCACCACACAAGCCATAGCCCTGCAAGAGGATCTGGCAAAAAACGACATCACCGTAAAGAGCATTGCCGACCCGATGAATGAGATATGGACAGACCGCCCTCCCATGCCCGAAGCACCCGCCTTTATCCACGAGATGAAATACGCCGGGAAAAGCTGTCCGGACAAACTGGCTGCTATCCGCCGGGAGATGAAAAAGAGTGAAGCGGACGTATTATTGGTGTCGGCATTGGACGAGATAGCATGGACACTCAATATACGCGGCAACGATGTGCATTGCAACCCCGTAGTAGTAAGCTACCTGATAATCAACGAACAAGAAACACACTTTTTCATCCAGCCCGAGAAAGTAACGGAAGAGCTTTCAGCCTATCTGGAAGAAGCCGGCGTCACCATCCATGCTTATGGGGACACCGAATCCTTTGTGACAAGAATACCGGACGGCAGCATCATGCTCGACATGGGAAAGACGAATTATGCCGTTTATTCCGCCCTCCCCCCTTCCTGCCGGGTACTTGACGAGCGCTCACCGATAGCCTTGCTGAAAGCGGTCCGCAATGACCGGGAAATAGCCGGCATCCACGCAGCCATGCAACGCGACGGAGTGGCACTGGTGAAGTTCCTGAAATGGCTGGAGGAGGCCGTTCCCGCAGGCAACGAGACAGAAATCAGCGTAGACAAGAAACTGCACGAATTCCGTGCCGCACAGCCACTCTACATGGGAGAAAGCTTCGACACCATTGCCGGGTACAAGGAACATGGAGCCATCGTACACTACGAAGCCACTCCGGCAACGGACGTGCCACTGAAACCCGAGGGATTCCTGCTGCTGGACTCGGGTGCGCAATACCTGGACGGCACTACCGACATCACCCGCACCATCGCACTGGGGAAACTGACCGAAGAAGAGAAGACGGACTACACCCTGATACTGAAAGGACATATCGACCTCGCCATGGCTGTCTTCCCGGAAGGTACGCGAGGAGCGCAACTGGATGTACTGGCCCGCATGCCGATATGGCAATACCACATGAACTTCCTGCATGGTACCGGGCACGGCGTAGGCCATTTCCTCAATGTGCACGAAGGTCCGCAAAGCATCCGCATGAATGAGAATCCGGTAACCCTACGGCCGGGAATGGTCACTTCCAACGAACCGGGCGTTTATAAAGCCGGAAGCCATGGAATACGCACGGAAAACCTGGTGCTGACCGTGAAGGACGGTGAAGGCATGTTCGGAAATTACCTGAAGTTCGAAACCATTACCCTCTGCCCCATCTGCAAGAAAGGTATCATCAAAGAGATGCTGACGGCAGAGGAAACGGCATGGCTGGACAACTATCACCAGCATGTATACGAGGCACTTTCGCCAAGCCTGAACGAAGGAGAACGGGAATGGCTGAAGGAAGCATGCAGTAACCTAACCACTAATCACTAA
- the secE gene encoding preprotein translocase subunit SecE — translation MKKIVAYFKETYDELVHKVSWPTYSELTNSAVVVLYASLLIAVVVFAMDFCFQHLMEFVYPH, via the coding sequence ATGAAGAAGATTGTAGCTTATTTTAAAGAAACTTACGACGAACTTGTTCATAAAGTGTCGTGGCCTACGTATTCTGAACTTACTAACAGTGCAGTAGTTGTTTTATATGCTTCCCTACTAATTGCAGTGGTAGTATTTGCGATGGACTTCTGTTTCCAGCATCTGATGGAATTTGTTTATCCACATTAA
- the tuf gene encoding elongation factor Tu, with protein sequence MAKEKFERTKPHVNIGTIGHVDHGKTTLTAAITTVLAKKGLSELRSFDSIDNAPEEKERGITINTSHVEYETANRHYAHVDCPGHADYVKNMVTGAAQMDGAIIVVAATDGPMPQTREHILLARQVNVPRLVVFMNKCDMVDDAEMLELVEMEMRELLSAYEFDGDNTPFIQGSALGALNGVEKWEEKVMELMDACDTWIPLPPRDIDKPFLMPVEDVFSITGRGTVATGRIEAGVIHVGDEVEILGLGEDKKSVVTGVEMFRKLLDQGEAGDNVGLLLRGIDKNEIKRGMVLCKPGQIKPHSKFKASIYVLKKEEGGRHTPFHNKYRPQFYLRTMDCTGEITLPEGTEMVMPGDNVEITVELIYPVALNVGLRFAIREGGRTVGSGQITEILD encoded by the coding sequence ATGGCTAAAGAGAAATTCGAACGTACCAAACCGCACGTAAACATTGGTACAATTGGTCACGTTGACCACGGTAAAACCACGTTGACAGCTGCTATCACTACAGTGTTGGCAAAGAAAGGTCTTTCTGAATTGCGTTCTTTCGATTCTATCGATAACGCTCCTGAAGAAAAGGAAAGAGGTATCACTATCAACACTTCTCACGTAGAGTATGAAACAGCTAACCGTCACTACGCTCACGTAGACTGCCCGGGTCACGCCGACTACGTAAAGAACATGGTAACTGGTGCTGCTCAGATGGACGGTGCTATCATCGTAGTTGCTGCTACTGATGGTCCGATGCCTCAGACTCGTGAGCATATCTTGCTGGCTCGTCAGGTAAACGTACCGAGACTGGTTGTATTCATGAACAAGTGTGACATGGTAGACGACGCTGAAATGTTGGAACTCGTTGAAATGGAAATGCGTGAACTGCTTTCAGCCTACGAATTCGACGGCGACAACACTCCGTTCATTCAGGGTTCTGCTCTTGGTGCGTTGAATGGCGTTGAAAAGTGGGAAGAGAAGGTTATGGAGCTGATGGATGCTTGCGACACTTGGATTCCTCTGCCTCCGCGTGATATTGACAAACCGTTCTTGATGCCGGTTGAAGACGTATTCTCAATCACTGGTCGTGGTACTGTAGCTACTGGTCGTATCGAAGCTGGTGTTATCCATGTAGGTGACGAAGTTGAAATCCTCGGTTTGGGTGAAGACAAGAAGTCTGTTGTAACTGGTGTTGAAATGTTCCGCAAGTTGCTGGATCAAGGTGAAGCTGGTGACAACGTAGGTCTGTTGCTCCGTGGTATCGACAAGAACGAAATCAAACGTGGTATGGTTCTTTGTAAGCCCGGTCAGATTAAACCTCACTCTAAGTTCAAAGCTTCTATCTACGTTTTGAAGAAAGAAGAAGGTGGTCGTCACACTCCGTTCCACAACAAATACCGTCCTCAGTTCTATCTGCGTACTATGGACTGTACAGGTGAAATCACTCTTCCGGAAGGAACTGAAATGGTAATGCCTGGTGATAACGTAGAAATCACTGTAGAACTGATCTACCCGGTAGCATTGAACGTAGGTTTGCGTTTCGCTATCCGTGAAGGTGGTCGTACAGTAGGTTCTGGTCAGATTACTGAAATTCTTGACTAA
- the nusG gene encoding transcription termination/antitermination protein NusG — translation MSEIEKKWYVLRAISGKEAKVKEYLEADIKNSDLGDYVSQVLIPTEKVYQVRNGKKIVKERSYLPGYVLVEAALVGEVAHHLRNTPNVIGFLGGSEKPVPLRQSEVNRILGTVDELQESGEDLSIPYVVGETVKVNYGPFSGFSGIIEEVNTEKKKLKVMVKIFGRKTPLELGFMQVEKE, via the coding sequence ATGTCTGAGATTGAAAAGAAATGGTACGTTTTGCGTGCTATTAGCGGAAAAGAAGCTAAGGTAAAGGAATACCTTGAAGCTGATATTAAAAACAGCGACCTTGGTGATTACGTATCTCAGGTATTGATTCCTACCGAAAAGGTATATCAGGTTCGCAATGGTAAGAAAATTGTGAAAGAGAGAAGTTATCTCCCTGGTTACGTTTTGGTGGAGGCTGCTCTGGTGGGTGAGGTTGCTCATCATCTGAGAAATACTCCTAATGTGATAGGGTTCTTGGGTGGTTCGGAAAAACCCGTACCTCTGAGACAGTCGGAAGTGAATCGTATACTTGGTACGGTCGACGAATTGCAGGAATCAGGTGAAGACTTGAGTATCCCGTATGTAGTCGGCGAGACTGTAAAGGTGAATTACGGTCCGTTCAGTGGATTCAGTGGAATCATTGAAGAAGTGAACACCGAGAAGAAGAAACTGAAGGTCATGGTCAAGATATTCGGACGGAAGACTCCGCTCGAATTGGGCTTTATGCAAGTTGAAAAAGAATAG
- the hpf gene encoding ribosome hibernation-promoting factor, HPF/YfiA family codes for MEVRIQSIHFDASEQLQSFVQKKVAKLEKFYDDIKKVEVSLKVVKPETAENKEAGVKVLVPNGEFYANKVCDTFEEAVDLCLEALEKQLVKYKEKQRSK; via the coding sequence ATGGAAGTAAGAATTCAATCGATTCACTTTGATGCGTCAGAGCAATTGCAGTCTTTCGTTCAAAAGAAAGTTGCTAAGTTGGAGAAATTTTACGACGATATAAAGAAAGTAGAGGTGTCATTAAAGGTAGTAAAACCAGAAACAGCCGAAAATAAAGAAGCCGGAGTGAAAGTATTGGTTCCCAATGGCGAGTTTTATGCAAACAAGGTTTGTGATACGTTTGAAGAAGCAGTGGATTTATGCCTGGAAGCTTTGGAAAAACAGCTGGTTAAGTACAAGGAAAAGCAACGGAGCAAATAA
- the rplL gene encoding 50S ribosomal protein L7/L12 encodes MADLKAFAEQLVNLTVKEVNELATILKEEYGIEPAAAAVAVAAGPAAGGAAAAEEKTSFDVVLKSAGSAKLQVVKAVKEACGLGLKEAKDMVDGAPSVVKEGLAKDEAESLKKTLEEAGAEVELK; translated from the coding sequence ATGGCAGATTTGAAAGCTTTTGCAGAACAATTAGTTAACTTGACAGTAAAAGAAGTTAATGAACTTGCAACAATCCTGAAAGAAGAATATGGTATTGAACCTGCTGCTGCAGCTGTAGCTGTTGCTGCTGGTCCTGCAGCCGGTGGTGCTGCTGCCGCAGAAGAAAAGACTTCTTTCGACGTAGTATTGAAGAGCGCTGGCTCAGCTAAACTTCAGGTAGTTAAAGCCGTTAAGGAAGCTTGCGGTCTTGGCTTGAAGGAAGCTAAGGACATGGTAGACGGTGCTCCTAGCGTAGTAAAAGAAGGTTTGGCTAAGGACGAAGCAGAATCATTGAAGAAAACATTGGAAGAAGCTGGAGCTGAAGTTGAACTTAAATAA
- the rplK gene encoding 50S ribosomal protein L11, producing the protein MAKEVAGLIKLQIKGGAANPSPPVGPALGSKGINIMEFCKQFNARTQDKAGKILPVIITYYADKSFDFVIKTPPVAIQLLEVTKQKSGSAEPNRKKVAEITWEQVRTIAQDKMVDLNCFTVEAAMKMVAGTARSMGIAVKGEFPVNN; encoded by the coding sequence ATGGCTAAAGAAGTTGCTGGACTAATCAAATTACAGATTAAAGGAGGCGCGGCAAATCCATCACCCCCAGTAGGACCTGCATTGGGTTCCAAGGGTATCAATATCATGGAGTTTTGCAAGCAATTCAACGCCAGAACCCAAGACAAAGCAGGAAAGATTCTTCCTGTGATTATCACTTACTACGCAGACAAGTCTTTCGATTTTGTAATCAAGACTCCTCCCGTGGCTATCCAGTTGTTGGAAGTGACGAAGCAAAAGAGTGGTTCTGCTGAGCCTAACCGTAAGAAAGTTGCCGAGATTACTTGGGAACAGGTTCGTACGATTGCTCAGGACAAAATGGTTGACTTGAACTGTTTCACTGTAGAAGCTGCCATGAAAATGGTTGCCGGTACAGCTAGAAGTATGGGTATCGCTGTAAAAGGGGAGTTCCCGGTTAATAATTAA
- a CDS encoding 3-deoxy-D-manno-octulosonic acid transferase, with amino-acid sequence MLYDLAIAIYDILVHLAAPFSRKPRKMMKGHWVVYELLRQQLEKDVRYIWFHAASLGEFEQGRPLIEKIRAKYPDYGILLTFFSPSGYEVRKNYRGADVVCYLPFDKSRNVKKFLDIVNPCMAFFIKYEFWKNYLDELHKRRIPVYSISSIFRRGQVFFKWYGGTYRHVLRDFDHLFVQNERSKRYLAKIGISRVTVVGDTRFDRVLQIREEAKHLPLVELFKNNTMTFVAGSSWQPDEDLFIEYFNQHPEVKLVIAPHVIDENHLVEIIRKLKRPYVRYTRADEKNVRKADCLIIDCFGLLSSIYRYGEIAYIGGGFGVGIHNTLEAAVYGIPVIFGPKYQKFQEAIQLLEAKGAFSVKDYEELKTLLDRMLTDEVFLRESGMNASNYVTGNAGATDKIMSMINF; translated from the coding sequence ATGCTATATGACTTGGCAATAGCCATCTACGATATTCTGGTGCATCTGGCTGCTCCATTTAGCCGTAAGCCCCGAAAAATGATGAAGGGACACTGGGTGGTCTATGAACTTCTCCGGCAGCAGTTGGAGAAGGACGTGCGCTATATATGGTTCCATGCCGCTTCTTTGGGGGAGTTCGAGCAGGGACGGCCGTTGATTGAGAAAATTCGTGCCAAATATCCGGATTACGGTATTCTGCTGACTTTCTTCTCGCCGTCGGGCTATGAGGTCCGCAAGAATTATAGGGGGGCAGACGTTGTCTGTTACTTGCCTTTCGACAAGTCCCGCAATGTGAAGAAGTTCCTGGATATCGTGAATCCCTGCATGGCATTCTTCATCAAGTACGAGTTCTGGAAGAACTATCTGGACGAACTGCACAAGCGCCGTATTCCGGTGTACAGCATTTCTTCCATTTTCCGCCGCGGACAAGTATTCTTCAAGTGGTATGGCGGTACGTACAGACATGTGCTGCGCGACTTCGACCATTTGTTTGTGCAGAATGAACGCTCCAAACGCTATCTGGCGAAGATAGGTATCAGCCGTGTCACGGTGGTGGGGGATACCCGTTTTGACCGTGTGCTGCAGATTCGTGAGGAGGCCAAACATCTGCCTTTGGTGGAGCTTTTCAAGAACAACACGATGACTTTCGTGGCAGGAAGCTCCTGGCAGCCGGACGAGGATTTGTTTATTGAATACTTTAACCAGCATCCAGAGGTGAAGTTGGTTATCGCTCCGCACGTTATCGACGAAAACCATCTGGTAGAGATTATCCGTAAACTGAAACGCCCCTACGTGCGCTATACCCGTGCCGACGAGAAGAATGTCCGTAAGGCCGACTGCCTGATTATCGACTGCTTCGGGTTGCTCTCTTCCATCTACCGCTATGGCGAGATTGCCTATATCGGAGGTGGTTTCGGGGTGGGAATCCACAATACCCTTGAGGCTGCAGTTTATGGCATTCCGGTGATTTTCGGACCGAAGTATCAGAAATTCCAGGAGGCCATCCAGTTGCTGGAGGCAAAAGGCGCTTTCTCGGTGAAGGATTATGAGGAACTGAAAACTTTGCTCGACCGTATGCTGACAGATGAAGTCTTTTTGCGCGAATCAGGCATGAATGCAAGCAATTATGTGACCGGCAACGCCGGTGCAACGGATAAGATAATGAGTATGATAAACTTTTAG
- the rplJ gene encoding 50S ribosomal protein L10, producing the protein MRKEDKSTIIEQIAATVKEYGHFYLVDTTAMNAATTSMLRRECFKADIKLMVVKNTLLHKALESLEEDFSPLYGSLKGTTAVMFSNVANAPAKLIKDKAKNGIPGLKAAYAEESFYVGADQLDALVSIKSKNEVIADIVALLQSPAKNVISALQSGGNTLHGVLKTLGERPEA; encoded by the coding sequence ATGAGAAAGGAAGATAAAAGTACGATTATTGAGCAGATTGCTGCTACAGTGAAGGAATACGGTCACTTCTATTTGGTGGATACCACTGCCATGAATGCTGCTACAACCAGCATGTTGAGAAGAGAATGTTTCAAGGCTGACATCAAATTGATGGTAGTTAAGAATACATTGCTTCACAAGGCATTGGAGAGCCTGGAAGAAGACTTTTCTCCGCTTTATGGTTCTCTGAAAGGTACAACTGCCGTAATGTTCAGCAACGTTGCTAACGCTCCGGCCAAGTTGATTAAAGATAAGGCTAAGAACGGTATTCCCGGACTGAAGGCTGCATATGCAGAAGAAAGCTTCTATGTTGGTGCTGACCAGTTGGATGCTCTCGTAAGTATCAAGAGTAAGAATGAAGTTATTGCCGATATCGTTGCATTGCTGCAGTCACCGGCCAAGAATGTTATTTCTGCTCTGCAATCAGGTGGTAACACCCTCCACGGAGTTCTCAAGACTCTTGGTGAACGTCCCGAAGCGTAA
- the rpsU gene encoding 30S ribosomal protein S21, which produces MIVVPVKEGENIEKALKKFKRKFEKTGTVKELRRRQQFDKPSVTKRLKKERAVYVQQLQQVED; this is translated from the coding sequence ATGATTGTAGTACCTGTAAAAGAAGGCGAAAACATTGAAAAAGCGCTGAAGAAATTCAAAAGAAAGTTTGAAAAAACTGGCACAGTTAAGGAATTGAGACGCAGACAACAATTTGATAAACCGTCTGTGACTAAAAGACTTAAGAAAGAACGTGCTGTTTACGTTCAACAACTTCAGCAAGTAGAAGATTAA